Genomic DNA from Brassica rapa cultivar Chiifu-401-42 chromosome A04, CAAS_Brap_v3.01, whole genome shotgun sequence:
TCTTGAAGAGTTTCAGATCTAAAGTAGcattaattacaaaataaaaatgatctaATCACAAGGTTGTTTGGTCAAAGCAGAATCTTTGCCAATGTTTAGTCCATCCGTGAGTATTTGGAAACTTTTTTCATTTACACTTCCAAGAATGTAATATAAATGCAAGTGTGTATGGACTCAAGTTCTTCACATCGAGAGAGCTGCGTAGAGAAGCTGGTTCCAAGTATCCGGCAAGCCAGGAAGGCACCAGTGGCTGCAATCGCTTCCTCCAGCGGCTCCATATGTAGATGGATGAGCATCTTTTCTTAGTTGAGACAGAGTTGTGATATCAAGTAAGTAAACGGGTGTTTTCATCGAGCTTAACACTCGGGACACGATGCTTGCTGCAGGAAGTGAACCACCTGGATATGTTGATCCGCTCAACGGTTGCATCTGCCCGTTGCAATTATCCCTTGGCTCATTCCATTCCTTTCCCCTAttatattttccaaaaatatatttaacctAAAAACCGCGGTTTACAAccacatatatgtatataatatgtgTGATAAACTTACACGTAGTGAGTAGGAGAAATGCCTTGGAAGAAAACTCGGGTTTGCGAAATATTAACATTTTGATCAACCCATTGAGCCCAAGTGGTGAGCCCTTTGTTGAAAGCATCAAGACGGTCCATGTCTCTAATCAATGAAGACCCAGTTCTTATATAATCCCACCTGAGTAAACAACGAGATGAGAAGACGATTCTGGTTAGCTAAGCATGTCGACTTAAtcccaaattatatatatatatatatatatatgagtacGATCTATGGTACGAACCCTTGTAATTCTACTCCTTTGTGAAGCCACCAGTGCCAGGAATTGAAGACGAGAATGTCCATGTCTTTCCAAACATCAGCACCACCTTCGATAGTTCCAAGGTTAAGCACACGCCCTACGGTTTCTTTGGAGATATCCACTAGGTATGGTGTTCGGTATAGGAATATTGTAACTCCATATTCCTGTTTTCATCATTTAAAAACGATAgagaatttttttcttattgggTGAAGTGATTGAGAAGATCATAAtactttataattatatatgaaaatatgctaactcttttttaaaatatggcaAAAGCATGTTAGTAACTAGAAAATCacagacacatatatatattccaaGCTTTTTAGTATGTGTACGGTGTAcccatatatataagtatataactgTAATCGAATCCTAGTATTTAAAATTTCGCAACGGATGGGGTTGGTATTCAAGATAACGTGTTTTCACATCTagatgattaaaaatataaaccgaAGAAAACCAATTCGAGTGGTCTTTAGTTGTCATTAGCTGTCAGATCTCCTACTTGGCTACTTCCTTTCTCTGTTATAGgttctcttctttttgtttgtttccaaATTATTAGTTTGTTTTCTGTTCTTTTAAAACAACCAAAAGAGAGAAATTGCCAAAAACCTATGTCAACAATTGTAAGAAGACCAAATTAAATAATGTACTGTGGACAAAAAATTTGGATGTTTACATCTTTTTCCTGTTTCCATATCACATAGGTTTTTTGAGCATTCATATCACATAGGTTTCatggttaatatatttgtagTTTTCATTGTTCAAGATGAATATCAACCTAATTAGAACTGGCAATTGTTTCAGAACTGGCAACTACACAGTTTCTtgtgaaaaataaaagataattttaagatatatcaACTAACACCAATTCTTCAAAACAAAATAGATCAACTAGTTTATAATTAAGTTTAAAAAGAAGtagttataaacttataattcTAAATTTCCCACGCATACATTTATACTTCGCGAAACAAAcacaaatatagaaaaataaaatcaattaatttgtaaaatatatactttttatttcCCGCTTTTAGTTATAAatctataatttattaattttaaatgacgtatatatcaattattttctcaaatttaagaaaatgaaagaCCCATCAGACAGCCAAAATCATAATACCTTGGATGCCAAGCATAATTGCAGAAAACATTTTTACATTTAAACTCAAAAGCAAAAACACTGCTTTTTTCTCTTGCTGAATATATTGTATAATATATAGCCCCTGACCAACTCGATTCAATAAAATGACAAGACCTCCTCGTGATGATGAATTATTAGATTTTGTATTTATCCAAAGACACATGCAGTTTTAAACTATAACAAGTCAACAAAAAGAGAGAGGGGAGAGGCAGGGAGGGACCTGGAAAATGAGAGAGGAGACTGGGGTACGCTTGATAAAAGTGGTCTTGGTGTCTGGTACCGATGCATGTATCATGCATCCTAATGATTCCCACATGTTTTGACTCAGTGAGTCTCCCACAAACATAACTCGTTTCCCTCTCCATTTATTCAGAAACGCTTGTCCATCGAATCTTCAATTACAAATCACATACATATATAACCTATTATTATCATCGTCTTTAGGCTTAAATGCGGTGTATGTTGATGTTACATACCTTGGGATGGTGCATGAATCAGGCTGCCAAGAGTACTTGAGGAACTGTCTGTCTGGTCGACCAAATTTGAGACAATCAAACTCGCCGTCTATGAATGGACAAGTGGAGGAATCGTAGAAAGGGTAAGAAGCATCAAAAACCCATCTCCCTTGGAACAAGTTACATTCTCTCGTTTGCTTCCTCCCTTTCAACGCCGCTATTTTTACTCTTCCGGCGCTGGCCAACACGGTTCTGTTGCGATGGCTCTCATGTGGTTTCTTGTCGGAAGCCAGGGCCTGGTCGGCTCTGGACAAGATTGTGAGTGTGagaagtggaagaagaagaaggaacagAGAGATGAATTTGAAACCCatctttcaaagaaaaaaatgtggGTTTCTTTTTTGAAGAGACTTTGTGATTGAATTGGatttatatatacacacgtATGTACTTTTACACATAACTACAGTAGTGAGTTGTGTAAAGAGATTCTTCGGTAGAGGTAATATTTGGCCATATATGTGTTTGAAAGTaacgaaaaatagtttagtaaataATGAAAATCGGTTCTTAAATAAGAGGGTCCATAAAAATTCTTACAATATAATCAACTAGGTGtcttgcccgcatatgcgggcttaatcgtttaacaaatatttattagtttattttttattaatttaaaaatcatcataataacttattatttatgttttcaaaaaattaaatcaaacatatatatatatatatgacaaaaatctaattaaatatatatatgtttaattaaaatttattaaagataacattgactttaaccactgaatttattataattgttttatattttatttttaaattttataattaaaaaatatgttttaagataacaacacaatatataagacttatcttgtttttaaaaaagttaatattattaataaaaattcgtttttggttatataattaattatatataaaattcattaagggtattatagatattaaccgctctaacttttaacgtgagagctcgattccaaaaatttacttcgcaaataatagtataattaattaaaatttattaaagataacattgattttaaccactgaatttattataattgttttatagtttatttttaaattttataattgaaaaatatgttttaagataacaacacaatatataagacttatcttattttccaaaaagttaatattattaattaaaattcgtttttgattatataattaattatttagaaaattcattaagggtattatagatattagccgctctaacttttaacgtgagagctcgattccaaaaatttacttcgcaaataatagtatagatactattaaattaggaacatgaCCAGTTAATACATGTTGTGTCTAACTTAAAATATAACtgtatctaaaatataactgcATAAAGTAAACTATAATTGCATCTAAAATATAACTGCTCCACATTCAATAACCACTAAAAGTCCTcaaaatatagattaatatATTACGTCCAATGAACTAAAGTGAACTAAAATGTATTAATATACGTATattgacaaaacaaaacacatatGTACATATACGTATATACATAACATTGGTGTATTTGATTTagctaaattattaattaataccTTGATTCAAGTCTAAGTAAAGATGTTCTTTATTTAATAGATGTTCATTccaattaaaacataaaataatagtttagatatgtatatattttatgtttaaacaatatttagaaaatatttaactgtagtttctatatttttattttcatttgacatacaaaatatcaaaaatagtttaaattatttaaatattttttgtaacaagTTAAGATTGATGACATCTAACAAAAAACATCaagacttaaaaaaaattaattaatatttatttgtgtaatgtgaataataaaattaaacttaaaatcgAAAgcaaaccaaaagtaaaacattattaataaactttcaataacaaaactgaaaaagctgacttctttatcaaaaattatacaaaacagatttttaaaacataactaaaaactaaaaagttaaaatttatttgttggTTCAACCAGTGGTTTAACCGGATTCCGGGTTTTAGTGATTTTTTGCCAGTTTATTGGGTTTTTAAATATCAAGActtaaaaattcataaatatttatatgcgAATGTGaatcataaaattaaacttcaaatccaattaaaccaaaagtaaaacactgttaataaattttcgataacaaaactgaaaaacctAACTTCTTcattaaaaattatacaaagcagattttaaaaacataattaaaaactaaaaagaagaaGTAAACGCTATCTATTGATTCAACCAGTGATTCAACTTAACCGAGTTCcgggttttagtgtttttttgccaattttattggatttctaaatattattttttccacAAAACTCAAACCAGATTTATCTTGGGTCACAaggtttaccggttcaaccgcggaTTCGGTTCGAATTTCAAAACATTGAGTATGAGACTTTATTTTCGGGTCAAGTTTTCTGATACGAATATTCTTGACTAATTATGTTAggtaactaataaaaaaatttaatatgttgcaaactttaaaaataaattttaaaaatagtttctgAAATATATATGGCACAAGTATATAGTTATGCAActtgacatatttaatatagttatcaaaaattaaattaaattaaattaaattaatattagttaCAAATATAGTTACtttaacacaaatataaaaatttaaaattttcaaaaaaattaaaacaaaaattatacccgccctttcaaagggcgggtcagaatctagtgtCTCTTTTATAATTGATTCatactttttaataaatcaaatacaCAATGGTTTTAGCCTTTTATGATATCAATTGAATAGTTCATATACTGTTATTTATAGACCAGATAACAAATTATACACCTCTCAACTTTATTATGCATAagattaaattatatactaataCTACtattttgtgttaaaaatactaatattaCTTTTAGAATTAATATTAGTAACAACtaaaataatactattatattagtatttagAAAAAAGTAAATATCGTGAACTGAAATTTTTATgctaattgatatatttaagagaATGTAAttctttgattattttatttatagtgtATTGCATTTTCTACGTTAACAAAATGACTCTAAATGATACACGAAGTTGGAACTGCTAATTCCTAAACGAAACCATTAACGCAAGAGCTCTGTTGAGAGGTGTTTCCACTAAAATGTATTGTCGTAATAAAGTTGCTTTAGGAGCCTAAGAGCATGGTTAATGGATGTTTCTTAAGGTATGCTtattagcggaatataagaaactattttttaatttttaactaaaaagcTAAGAACTGGCTCttattagttaaaagttaaagaacagtttcttatattccgctaagaaccCCACCGTAAGAACCCCTCcaattaatcatgctctaaaacAGAAAACCAAAAGTCGAGTTGATTAAATGCATTTACGATACTCTAATGTGTTTTGATATGATGTTTACACAAGAGTTAAACAATACATAAAGTTAAATATATACCTTTATGGGgagtctatactattaaatagGATTCTGCCATTGATTTTTGAGTTATTTACAAAGTTATGCCACTTTAGTTTTACATACTCATTAAAGATATAATTAAATGTCAAAATATTCATGTGACCCATTGTTTATATTcacatttcatttttatttaactcattaattatcattttcaaaaacatatttatatttctaaaaaaatatttttaaaaaaagttaaatgtttttaataaaataaccgtaaatttttaaatgagataatttattaaattttaaaattaaataagtcCAAACTATTCAAGATTTAAATGGAGTGAGTCCCAATGAAATTAGtctaattttataaatcttaaatttcAGGTTTAAGAATTTTATATGGTAACAATATAtcgttataaaatatttgttccaataaaaaaaataaaaatacactaTATTGTTATAAAACTCTTTCAAAAAAGTATAATGTTATAGGTATCGAAAAAATAGTAACAAAACAATattagatattaactaaatgaTGATAATTCTAGCTAAATGGTAACAAGcgcatatttatatatgaaatattcacaaaaaaagtattgttACCATCATTTGAGAAATGGTAACAAGCACAAGTCAgtcaaattaattaattaatcaaaattggattacaataatttaaaactcttttttgaataaaacttgcaaactcaaatataattaaaataatatattgtacAATGGAAAAGCCAAATAATAGTTAgatccacatatacaagaaaatatgaaatatgaacTTATAATATTTAAGACAATAGATTATAATGATATGAATTAAATTAGATTTACATATTGAAAAAAACGCGGATTAAAATCTAGTATTCATTTAAAGTGATATCACTGATATGTGATGTCTACAATCGCATACCAATGATTATTGCCACACCGTTGAAGTCACATTAGTTCTGGTTATAACTATCGAAAGCAAGATAATTCTGCTCAACTCAATCAAATTATCATTTTAGGTGTGTTTCCGTGGGTCTCTCGTGAATGAATCAAAGGTATTAGTGGGACATTATGTTACTTTGATTGTCACGGGGGACCTCTTAAATCATTTTCCAGCAATTCTCACATGCTTCCATCTGttcctttatttattttgtcaTAATTTGACAAAAACACTACTTCTATTATAAGATATGGACAGCATTCGACAGGTAACCTTGGCTATTTTTTCCCTAATTGGTTCTGTTTTGTTCATTAGTATTTTCAAAGTAGTGAGTGAATTTCACAGGAGTAGTCACATGTAAGGG
This window encodes:
- the LOC103865314 gene encoding protein trichome birefringence-like 37 gives rise to the protein MGFKFISLFLLLLPLLTLTILSRADQALASDKKPHESHRNRTVLASAGRVKIAALKGRKQTRECNLFQGRWVFDASYPFYDSSTCPFIDGEFDCLKFGRPDRQFLKYSWQPDSCTIPRFDGQAFLNKWRGKRVMFVGDSLSQNMWESLGCMIHASVPDTKTTFIKRTPVSSLIFQEYGVTIFLYRTPYLVDISKETVGRVLNLGTIEGGADVWKDMDILVFNSWHWWLHKGVELQGWDYIRTGSSLIRDMDRLDAFNKGLTTWAQWVDQNVNISQTRVFFQGISPTHYVGKEWNEPRDNCNGQMQPLSGSTYPGGSLPAASIVSRVLSSMKTPVYLLDITTLSQLRKDAHPSTYGAAGGSDCSHWCLPGLPDTWNQLLYAALSM